GGCCGCGAGATGCGCGTCACCGTGCGCCTCGAGTCCCTGCACGACGGGATCCTGGTCACGGGCGAGGTCGACACGGTGGCCGACGGCCAGTCCGCGCGCACGCTCGCCGACATGCAGGAGCGTGTCCAAGTCGATTTCGCCGAGCTATTCGCGTATGGTCTTGATGAAGCTTTCGACTACCAGGTCCAGGACGAGCACGTGGACCTGGAGCCGGTCATCCGGGATGCGGTGGTGCTTTCACTGCCGTTCCAGCCCGAAGTGCCGGGCGAGGACCTCGATCTCGATCTGGGTCCCGGCATCAGCCTGGTCCTGGCGGACTCCGAACCGGAGCCCGTGATCGATCAGCGCTGGGCAGCCCTGTCCGGCTTCCGAGCTTCCGAAGACAGCGGTGCGGCGCGTGAAGACGCCGACACCGAAACGCAGAGAGATGAGAGTTGACCCATGGCTGTTCCCAAGAGAAAGATGTCCCGATCCAACACGCGTGCGCGTCGCTCGCAGTGGAAGGCCGAGGCTCCCACGCTCGTCAAGACCATCGAGAACGGCAAGGTCGTCTATTCCATGCCGCACCGTGCGCGCGTGATC
This window of the Clavibacter sepedonicus genome carries:
- a CDS encoding YceD family protein codes for the protein MSRFQKTPFTVHVHDIVHRPGEMRELDLTIVTPERMGEGLIAVPAGREMRVTVRLESLHDGILVTGEVDTVADGQSARTLADMQERVQVDFAELFAYGLDEAFDYQVQDEHVDLEPVIRDAVVLSLPFQPEVPGEDLDLDLGPGISLVLADSEPEPVIDQRWAALSGFRASEDSGAAREDADTETQRDES
- the rpmF gene encoding 50S ribosomal protein L32; amino-acid sequence: MAVPKRKMSRSNTRARRSQWKAEAPTLVKTIENGKVVYSMPHRARVIEDAAGTPLYMEYKGRKVADV